A region from the Musa acuminata AAA Group cultivar baxijiao chromosome BXJ1-10, Cavendish_Baxijiao_AAA, whole genome shotgun sequence genome encodes:
- the LOC135595303 gene encoding RPM1-interacting protein 4-like isoform X1 has product MEQHAHISKLGNVESDGNVHYTQHIEAVHKQGSEGKVVTPNNPHKFPEASNANLEAPNPNDEPRRHTETLVHHGSVTHKPTTKSPIHRHGYQPNYGDKRPGRISSESENSVERSPLHPRYQVKAATRGGVSSPSRGSSEGSHAVASNIAGRSRMRTGGRGDETPEKGSSVPRFGEWDESDPSSADNFTGIFNKVREEKKSGSAAMVINDTVYVNDQDRRSGSLNCCFGWCKK; this is encoded by the exons ATGGAG CAACATGCCCATATTTCTAAACTTGGCAATGTGGAAAGTGATGGCAATGTTCATTACACACAGCATATTGAAGCTGTTCACAAGCAGGGAAGTGAAGGGAAGGTAGTGACACCAAACAATCCTCATAAATTCCCTGAAGCATCAAATGCAAACTTGGAGGCCCCAAATCCCAACGATGAACCCCGCCGGCACACAGAGACACTTGTTCATCATGGTTCTGTGACACATAAACCCaccacaaaatcccctattcataGACATGGGTATCAGCCAAATTATGGTGATAAGAGGCCTGGCAGAATAAGCAGTGAATCTGAGAATAGCGTGGAGCGCTCTCCACTTCATCCCCGTTATCAAGTGAAAGCTGCAACTAGAGGTGGTGTTTCTTCTCCTTCCAGGGGTTCATCAGAAGGTAGCCATGCGGTTGCTTCAAATATTGCAGGTAGATCGAGAATGAGGACTGGTGGTCGAGGCGATGAAACA CCTGAGAAAGGATCATCTGTGCCAAGATTTGGTGAGTGGGATGAAAGCGATCCTTCGTCAGCTGATAATTTTACTGGCATATTTAACAAAGTGAGGGAGGAAAAAAAGAGTGGATCAGCTGCCATGGTGATCAATGATACAGTCTATGTCAATGACCAAGATCGTAGGAGTGGGTCCTTG AATTGTTGCTTTGGATGGTGCAAAAAATAA
- the LOC135581950 gene encoding uncharacterized protein LOC135581950 isoform X2, with the protein MAALPTFSSACSLPRSLTVPPARSRRSGFRCGSIFGDNEDYYVDEPESAGDGFFFSGGKYSDGPSRSDEWFAQGKMVKAYPVYGGKGKAKDPVFGLTLGAGSQSEADLFRWFCVEAGSSLNPKVILVHGFPSQAYSYRKVLPVLSEDHHAIAFDWLGTLLQIQVPWNYCCFGFSDKPQPRYGFDYTLDEYVSALGSLVDVLVPDKFSLVVQGYFSPVVLKYASCHQEKLTDLVLINPPLMENHVKLPSSLALFSNFLLGLIISQDPLSASDRALTSCGPYMMKEEDAMVYRRPYLTSGSSGFALNALSGAMKKELKAYVETMRTTLASETWKTRTTICWGMRDRWLRYDGVEEFCKASNHKLVELAMAGHHVQEDSGEELGRIISQIINKRK; encoded by the exons ATGGCGGCCCTGCCCACCTTCTCCTCCGCCTGCTCTCTTCCTCGGTCGCTCACCGTCCCCCCCGCCCGCAGCAGGAGGTCCGGATTCCGCTGCGGATCCATCTTCGGTGATAACGAG GATTACTATGTGGACGAGCCGGAATCAGCCGGGGATGGGTTCTTTTTCAGCGGAG GAAAATACTCGGACGGGCCGAGCCGATCTGATGAATGGTTTGCTCAAGGAAAAATG GTAAAAGCTTATCCTGTGTATGGCGGAAAAGGGAAAGCAAAGGATCCAGTTTTTGGTCTTACTTTGGGTGCTGGTTCACAGTCTGAAGCAGACTTATTCAG ATGGTTCTGTGTGGAAGCCGGAAGTTCCTTGAACCCTAAAGTTATTTTAGTTCATGGTTTTCCATCACAG GCATACTCATATCGTAAAGTTCTTCCCGTGCTGTCTGAAGATCATCATGCCATTGCTTTTGATTGGCTTGGTACGCTACTGCAGATTCAAGTCCCTTGGAATTATTGTT GTTTTGGGTTTTCTGATAAGCCTCAGCCTAGATATGGATTCGACTATACTTTGGATG aatatgtttcGGCTCTGGGATCGCTTGTCGATGTCCTTGTTCCAGATAAATTTTCCTTAGTTGTTCAG ggctATTTTTCTCCTGTAGTTCTTAAATATGCTAGCTGTCATCAAGAAAAACTGACAGATCTTGTACTCATAAATCCCCCT CTGATGGAGAATCATGTGAAGCTGCCCTCATCCTTGGCTCTGTTCAGCAACTTTTTGTTGGGTCTAATTATCTCCCAG GATCCTCTCAGTGCTAGTGATAGGGCATTGACCAGTTGTGGACCATACATGATGAAAGAAGAAGATGCGATGGTTTACAGAAGGCCATACCTCACTTCTGGTTCTTCTGGTTTTGCTCTAAATGCATTAAGTGGAGCCATGAAGAAGGAGCTGAAG GCTTATGTTGAAACCATGAGGACAACACTAGCTAGTGAGACATGGAAAACTCGCACCACAATTTGCTGGGGTATGAGAGATCGTTGGCTAAGGTATGATGGTGTCGAGGAATTTTGCAAAGCTTCAAATCACAAGCTGGTGGAGCTCGCTatg GCAGGGCATCATGTTCAGGAGGACTCAGGTGAAGAACTTGGTAGGATCATATCACAAATTATCAACAAGAGAAAATAA
- the LOC135581950 gene encoding uncharacterized protein LOC135581950 isoform X1: MAALPTFSSACSLPRSLTVPPARSRRSGFRCGSIFGDNEDYYVDEPESAGDGFFFSGGKYSDGPSRSDEWFAQGKMVKAYPVYGGKGKAKDPVFGLTLGAGSQSEADLFRWFCVEAGSSLNPKVILVHGFPSQAYSYRKVLPVLSEDHHAIAFDWLGTLLQIQVPWNYCCFGFSDKPQPRYGFDYTLDAAEYVSALGSLVDVLVPDKFSLVVQGYFSPVVLKYASCHQEKLTDLVLINPPLMENHVKLPSSLALFSNFLLGLIISQDPLSASDRALTSCGPYMMKEEDAMVYRRPYLTSGSSGFALNALSGAMKKELKAYVETMRTTLASETWKTRTTICWGMRDRWLRYDGVEEFCKASNHKLVELAMAGHHVQEDSGEELGRIISQIINKRK; the protein is encoded by the exons ATGGCGGCCCTGCCCACCTTCTCCTCCGCCTGCTCTCTTCCTCGGTCGCTCACCGTCCCCCCCGCCCGCAGCAGGAGGTCCGGATTCCGCTGCGGATCCATCTTCGGTGATAACGAG GATTACTATGTGGACGAGCCGGAATCAGCCGGGGATGGGTTCTTTTTCAGCGGAG GAAAATACTCGGACGGGCCGAGCCGATCTGATGAATGGTTTGCTCAAGGAAAAATG GTAAAAGCTTATCCTGTGTATGGCGGAAAAGGGAAAGCAAAGGATCCAGTTTTTGGTCTTACTTTGGGTGCTGGTTCACAGTCTGAAGCAGACTTATTCAG ATGGTTCTGTGTGGAAGCCGGAAGTTCCTTGAACCCTAAAGTTATTTTAGTTCATGGTTTTCCATCACAG GCATACTCATATCGTAAAGTTCTTCCCGTGCTGTCTGAAGATCATCATGCCATTGCTTTTGATTGGCTTGGTACGCTACTGCAGATTCAAGTCCCTTGGAATTATTGTT GTTTTGGGTTTTCTGATAAGCCTCAGCCTAGATATGGATTCGACTATACTTTGGATG ctgcagaatatgtttcGGCTCTGGGATCGCTTGTCGATGTCCTTGTTCCAGATAAATTTTCCTTAGTTGTTCAG ggctATTTTTCTCCTGTAGTTCTTAAATATGCTAGCTGTCATCAAGAAAAACTGACAGATCTTGTACTCATAAATCCCCCT CTGATGGAGAATCATGTGAAGCTGCCCTCATCCTTGGCTCTGTTCAGCAACTTTTTGTTGGGTCTAATTATCTCCCAG GATCCTCTCAGTGCTAGTGATAGGGCATTGACCAGTTGTGGACCATACATGATGAAAGAAGAAGATGCGATGGTTTACAGAAGGCCATACCTCACTTCTGGTTCTTCTGGTTTTGCTCTAAATGCATTAAGTGGAGCCATGAAGAAGGAGCTGAAG GCTTATGTTGAAACCATGAGGACAACACTAGCTAGTGAGACATGGAAAACTCGCACCACAATTTGCTGGGGTATGAGAGATCGTTGGCTAAGGTATGATGGTGTCGAGGAATTTTGCAAAGCTTCAAATCACAAGCTGGTGGAGCTCGCTatg GCAGGGCATCATGTTCAGGAGGACTCAGGTGAAGAACTTGGTAGGATCATATCACAAATTATCAACAAGAGAAAATAA
- the LOC135581950 gene encoding uncharacterized protein LOC135581950 isoform X3, whose protein sequence is MAALPTFSSACSLPRSLTVPPARSRRSGFRCGSIFGDNEDYYVDEPESAGDGFFFSGGKYSDGPSRSDEWFAQGKMVKAYPVYGGKGKAKDPVFGLTLGAGSQSEADLFRWFCVEAGSSLNPKVILVHGFPSQAYSYRKVLPVLSEDHHAIAFDWLGFGFSDKPQPRYGFDYTLDAAEYVSALGSLVDVLVPDKFSLVVQGYFSPVVLKYASCHQEKLTDLVLINPPLMENHVKLPSSLALFSNFLLGLIISQDPLSASDRALTSCGPYMMKEEDAMVYRRPYLTSGSSGFALNALSGAMKKELKAYVETMRTTLASETWKTRTTICWGMRDRWLRYDGVEEFCKASNHKLVELAMAGHHVQEDSGEELGRIISQIINKRK, encoded by the exons ATGGCGGCCCTGCCCACCTTCTCCTCCGCCTGCTCTCTTCCTCGGTCGCTCACCGTCCCCCCCGCCCGCAGCAGGAGGTCCGGATTCCGCTGCGGATCCATCTTCGGTGATAACGAG GATTACTATGTGGACGAGCCGGAATCAGCCGGGGATGGGTTCTTTTTCAGCGGAG GAAAATACTCGGACGGGCCGAGCCGATCTGATGAATGGTTTGCTCAAGGAAAAATG GTAAAAGCTTATCCTGTGTATGGCGGAAAAGGGAAAGCAAAGGATCCAGTTTTTGGTCTTACTTTGGGTGCTGGTTCACAGTCTGAAGCAGACTTATTCAG ATGGTTCTGTGTGGAAGCCGGAAGTTCCTTGAACCCTAAAGTTATTTTAGTTCATGGTTTTCCATCACAG GCATACTCATATCGTAAAGTTCTTCCCGTGCTGTCTGAAGATCATCATGCCATTGCTTTTGATTGGCTTG GTTTTGGGTTTTCTGATAAGCCTCAGCCTAGATATGGATTCGACTATACTTTGGATG ctgcagaatatgtttcGGCTCTGGGATCGCTTGTCGATGTCCTTGTTCCAGATAAATTTTCCTTAGTTGTTCAG ggctATTTTTCTCCTGTAGTTCTTAAATATGCTAGCTGTCATCAAGAAAAACTGACAGATCTTGTACTCATAAATCCCCCT CTGATGGAGAATCATGTGAAGCTGCCCTCATCCTTGGCTCTGTTCAGCAACTTTTTGTTGGGTCTAATTATCTCCCAG GATCCTCTCAGTGCTAGTGATAGGGCATTGACCAGTTGTGGACCATACATGATGAAAGAAGAAGATGCGATGGTTTACAGAAGGCCATACCTCACTTCTGGTTCTTCTGGTTTTGCTCTAAATGCATTAAGTGGAGCCATGAAGAAGGAGCTGAAG GCTTATGTTGAAACCATGAGGACAACACTAGCTAGTGAGACATGGAAAACTCGCACCACAATTTGCTGGGGTATGAGAGATCGTTGGCTAAGGTATGATGGTGTCGAGGAATTTTGCAAAGCTTCAAATCACAAGCTGGTGGAGCTCGCTatg GCAGGGCATCATGTTCAGGAGGACTCAGGTGAAGAACTTGGTAGGATCATATCACAAATTATCAACAAGAGAAAATAA
- the LOC135581950 gene encoding uncharacterized protein LOC135581950 isoform X4: MAALPTFSSACSLPRSLTVPPARSRRSGFRCGSIFGDNEDYYVDEPESAGDGFFFSGGKYSDGPSRSDEWFAQGKMVKAYPVYGGKGKAKDPVFGLTLGAGSQSEADLFRWFCVEAGSSLNPKVILVHGFPSQAYSYRKVLPVLSEDHHAIAFDWLGFGFSDKPQPRYGFDYTLDEYVSALGSLVDVLVPDKFSLVVQGYFSPVVLKYASCHQEKLTDLVLINPPLMENHVKLPSSLALFSNFLLGLIISQDPLSASDRALTSCGPYMMKEEDAMVYRRPYLTSGSSGFALNALSGAMKKELKAYVETMRTTLASETWKTRTTICWGMRDRWLRYDGVEEFCKASNHKLVELAMAGHHVQEDSGEELGRIISQIINKRK, translated from the exons ATGGCGGCCCTGCCCACCTTCTCCTCCGCCTGCTCTCTTCCTCGGTCGCTCACCGTCCCCCCCGCCCGCAGCAGGAGGTCCGGATTCCGCTGCGGATCCATCTTCGGTGATAACGAG GATTACTATGTGGACGAGCCGGAATCAGCCGGGGATGGGTTCTTTTTCAGCGGAG GAAAATACTCGGACGGGCCGAGCCGATCTGATGAATGGTTTGCTCAAGGAAAAATG GTAAAAGCTTATCCTGTGTATGGCGGAAAAGGGAAAGCAAAGGATCCAGTTTTTGGTCTTACTTTGGGTGCTGGTTCACAGTCTGAAGCAGACTTATTCAG ATGGTTCTGTGTGGAAGCCGGAAGTTCCTTGAACCCTAAAGTTATTTTAGTTCATGGTTTTCCATCACAG GCATACTCATATCGTAAAGTTCTTCCCGTGCTGTCTGAAGATCATCATGCCATTGCTTTTGATTGGCTTG GTTTTGGGTTTTCTGATAAGCCTCAGCCTAGATATGGATTCGACTATACTTTGGATG aatatgtttcGGCTCTGGGATCGCTTGTCGATGTCCTTGTTCCAGATAAATTTTCCTTAGTTGTTCAG ggctATTTTTCTCCTGTAGTTCTTAAATATGCTAGCTGTCATCAAGAAAAACTGACAGATCTTGTACTCATAAATCCCCCT CTGATGGAGAATCATGTGAAGCTGCCCTCATCCTTGGCTCTGTTCAGCAACTTTTTGTTGGGTCTAATTATCTCCCAG GATCCTCTCAGTGCTAGTGATAGGGCATTGACCAGTTGTGGACCATACATGATGAAAGAAGAAGATGCGATGGTTTACAGAAGGCCATACCTCACTTCTGGTTCTTCTGGTTTTGCTCTAAATGCATTAAGTGGAGCCATGAAGAAGGAGCTGAAG GCTTATGTTGAAACCATGAGGACAACACTAGCTAGTGAGACATGGAAAACTCGCACCACAATTTGCTGGGGTATGAGAGATCGTTGGCTAAGGTATGATGGTGTCGAGGAATTTTGCAAAGCTTCAAATCACAAGCTGGTGGAGCTCGCTatg GCAGGGCATCATGTTCAGGAGGACTCAGGTGAAGAACTTGGTAGGATCATATCACAAATTATCAACAAGAGAAAATAA
- the LOC135595303 gene encoding RPM1-interacting protein 4-like isoform X2 yields MEHIEAVHKQGSEGKVVTPNNPHKFPEASNANLEAPNPNDEPRRHTETLVHHGSVTHKPTTKSPIHRHGYQPNYGDKRPGRISSESENSVERSPLHPRYQVKAATRGGVSSPSRGSSEGSHAVASNIAGRSRMRTGGRGDETPEKGSSVPRFGEWDESDPSSADNFTGIFNKVREEKKSGSAAMVINDTVYVNDQDRRSGSLNCCFGWCKK; encoded by the exons ATGGAG CATATTGAAGCTGTTCACAAGCAGGGAAGTGAAGGGAAGGTAGTGACACCAAACAATCCTCATAAATTCCCTGAAGCATCAAATGCAAACTTGGAGGCCCCAAATCCCAACGATGAACCCCGCCGGCACACAGAGACACTTGTTCATCATGGTTCTGTGACACATAAACCCaccacaaaatcccctattcataGACATGGGTATCAGCCAAATTATGGTGATAAGAGGCCTGGCAGAATAAGCAGTGAATCTGAGAATAGCGTGGAGCGCTCTCCACTTCATCCCCGTTATCAAGTGAAAGCTGCAACTAGAGGTGGTGTTTCTTCTCCTTCCAGGGGTTCATCAGAAGGTAGCCATGCGGTTGCTTCAAATATTGCAGGTAGATCGAGAATGAGGACTGGTGGTCGAGGCGATGAAACA CCTGAGAAAGGATCATCTGTGCCAAGATTTGGTGAGTGGGATGAAAGCGATCCTTCGTCAGCTGATAATTTTACTGGCATATTTAACAAAGTGAGGGAGGAAAAAAAGAGTGGATCAGCTGCCATGGTGATCAATGATACAGTCTATGTCAATGACCAAGATCGTAGGAGTGGGTCCTTG AATTGTTGCTTTGGATGGTGCAAAAAATAA